One window from the genome of Leptospira perdikensis encodes:
- a CDS encoding NAD-dependent epimerase/dehydratase family protein, with product MTKTILITGGSGVLGKELLYGLIEDYKIIAIGKNYVSFPDSLRFHKNFKFYERDLATINKAEEFLIPESIDLILHLAAVVSGVKVTEEMYHQINVNSTKLLVEFAKSKNIPYFGFVSSVSVYGSKEIDLNINSERLGKTIYARTKTLAENYVLESGRTYSVFRLASIYGKGTKSFISKLRSLTKRRIYPYISSNRKKSLLHITDATNALLTWTKQTLNGKSPKPVYVFSHPEFVTVNQVVATFQELGIAKRFLLPIPVGGFTGKILEFAFHTLSFLRRKPFHGSPLQPLVESVAIYDSQSFENLGIFPERDLRKGLVDYQ from the coding sequence ATGACAAAAACAATACTCATCACTGGAGGCAGTGGAGTTCTCGGAAAAGAACTTCTGTATGGTTTGATAGAAGACTATAAAATCATAGCTATCGGTAAAAACTATGTTAGTTTTCCAGACTCCCTTCGTTTCCATAAAAATTTTAAGTTCTATGAAAGGGATCTTGCGACTATAAACAAAGCTGAAGAGTTTCTGATTCCCGAATCCATTGATTTAATTCTTCATTTAGCAGCCGTAGTTTCTGGAGTGAAAGTTACGGAAGAAATGTACCACCAAATTAATGTTAATTCCACAAAGTTACTTGTCGAATTTGCAAAATCAAAAAATATTCCTTATTTTGGGTTTGTCAGTTCTGTTTCTGTTTATGGATCCAAAGAAATCGATTTAAATATAAACAGTGAACGATTGGGAAAAACCATTTATGCAAGAACCAAAACCTTGGCAGAAAACTACGTATTAGAATCTGGTAGGACTTATTCTGTATTTCGATTGGCAAGTATCTATGGCAAAGGTACAAAAAGTTTTATCTCAAAATTAAGATCTCTCACTAAACGAAGGATATACCCGTATATTTCCTCCAACCGCAAAAAATCGCTCCTTCATATAACCGATGCCACGAATGCCTTACTTACCTGGACCAAACAAACATTAAATGGAAAATCTCCAAAACCGGTCTATGTATTTTCCCATCCAGAATTTGTGACAGTAAACCAAGTAGTTGCCACCTTTCAGGAACTAGGAATCGCAAAAAGATTCCTCCTTCCCATCCCTGTGGGTGGGTTCACCGGAAAAATCCTTGAGTTTGCCTTTCACACTCTGTCCTTTTTAAGAAGAAAACCCTTTCATGGCTCTCCCCTCCAACCTTTGGTAGAGTCTGTGGCCATTTATGATTCCCAATCCTTTGAAAATTTAGGAATTTTTCCAGAACGAGATTTACGAAAAGGACTCGTCGACTATCAATAA
- a CDS encoding DUF445 domain-containing protein, translated as MIPFTYGFVGWVTNWLALKMTFYPIQFLGIPPYLGWQGIIPRKAHKMASKSVDVITERLLNIKEVFLKVDPKKAELLFLPALEPSIRYTMKEFSDSLDPKLWDMIPEVVREEIYHKVRRESGVTIRKVIRKLQKDIDTLFDVKALVLKKLSGNNVSLVVELFQEVGAPEFRFIERSGFYFGFLLGLVQMIFMIYFPIPWTLPIQGVIVGYLTNYLALEMIFRPLLPKKFLGLFTYQGLFLKRQTEVSRLYAKLVSEKILTPKNILSELIFGKASKDILDIIRKEVIQHVDTITFLAKPALYAAGKIDEFDAAKERIAVAMADNAVEKSFHLEEYLGEALEIEMMMGDRMSALAPKEFESILRSAFQEDELLLILVGAVLGAVVGWFQMVFLV; from the coding sequence ATGATTCCGTTTACTTACGGATTTGTGGGTTGGGTGACCAACTGGTTGGCACTCAAGATGACCTTCTACCCCATCCAATTTCTGGGAATTCCGCCCTATTTGGGCTGGCAAGGGATCATTCCGAGAAAAGCGCATAAAATGGCAAGTAAGTCCGTAGATGTGATCACGGAGCGCCTTCTCAATATCAAAGAAGTCTTTTTAAAAGTAGATCCCAAAAAAGCAGAATTATTATTTTTACCTGCACTAGAACCTAGCATCCGCTATACGATGAAAGAATTCTCAGATAGTTTGGATCCGAAACTTTGGGATATGATCCCTGAAGTGGTTCGAGAAGAAATATACCATAAAGTCAGACGAGAAAGTGGGGTTACCATCAGGAAGGTGATTCGAAAACTTCAGAAAGATATCGATACTCTGTTCGATGTAAAGGCTTTGGTTTTAAAAAAATTATCAGGTAATAATGTAAGTCTTGTAGTCGAACTTTTCCAAGAGGTGGGAGCTCCCGAGTTTCGATTCATTGAACGATCTGGATTTTATTTTGGATTTCTTTTGGGTCTTGTCCAAATGATTTTTATGATTTATTTTCCCATACCTTGGACCCTTCCCATTCAAGGAGTGATCGTAGGGTATCTTACGAACTACCTCGCTTTAGAAATGATCTTTCGTCCCCTACTTCCCAAAAAGTTTTTAGGACTCTTTACTTACCAAGGTTTGTTTTTAAAAAGACAAACAGAGGTCTCCAGACTTTATGCAAAGTTAGTGAGTGAAAAAATTTTGACTCCAAAAAACATTCTCTCTGAACTAATTTTCGGAAAGGCTTCCAAAGATATCCTCGATATCATTCGAAAAGAAGTGATCCAACATGTAGATACAATTACTTTTCTTGCAAAACCAGCACTTTATGCTGCTGGGAAAATAGATGAGTTTGATGCGGCAAAGGAAAGGATAGCTGTTGCTATGGCCGATAACGCTGTAGAAAAATCGTTTCACTTAGAAGAATATTTAGGTGAGGCTTTAGAGATTGAAATGATGATGGGAGATCGAATGTCGGCTCTTGCTCCAAAAGAATTTGAGTCTATATTGCGGTCTGCGTTCCAAGAAGATGAATTGTTATTAATTTTAGTGGGTGCAGTACTTGGTGCTGTAGTCGGATGGTTTCAAATGGTATTTCTCGTATGA